The sequence TTAGGGTGCTTCAAATCTGCTGAAGAGTCGATAGGTTGAGATAAGCGAGAGCAACATGTAGAGAATGGAGACAACGAACGTGAACACAACCGAGATCAATGCCTTGTGACAGAAGATTCCATAGGAGTCACAAGCAGAGCTCCAAGTGATGGGTATGTTTCCATAATATGCTAAGTAAACCGTCTCTGCAGATACAGAGCCAGCCGCTAGAACTAGGTACGTGACTACCTGGTCAAGCAAGAACACTGTCCAGACTTGGTGCTTGCTTATTGGACACGGAAGGGCTAATATCGCGAgagcagaaagaagaaaataggcAGCACAAACGCCATTAGCCCTCACCAAATACCTACATGaagggaaaaacaaaagcaaaggtTCATTGATTGTCTACTCTCTAGTGAAGGCGCAAGAAGATAAGgagacagagagaagaaggtgaACATGAAAGCTCCAAGATTTGAGTAAGAAACAGAGCCAAAGTCGTTGGAGATGGAGTTCTTGATCATGATCACGAGACCCGCAATACTTAGAGCCATTGATACTACTCGCAGGACCGCCTCTGCCGTTTTCTCACTGCGGTTAAGCTCTAAAGCTGAGCCGTCAATGGCTGTTTGATCATTCTTGtccatattttctttttggtgtttgaAGGAAAGAGaggtctttgtttttttataatgttaagGTTTTCAAGTCACAATAGACAAAACAGTCGCTCAAGCATTCAATATAGTCATGTGATTATATGCCGTCACTAGTCTCAGTTTTAGGTGACTCTCTTGTTTTGCCTGCTCTAATTTATCATTTTGTCTTCCAAATTTGGAATTACGTACTAGAAGTGAAGGGAGTTTGATATTTGATTAGGCCTTTGTAATTAATGATATATAGGTAATATGTCTCCTGTTCATTTATGATTTTCGGGTTTATGGGGCTATGTTCTCTCaatcttttgttaagaaaattCATTCGCATGAATGGTCCAGTCACCAGTGTATTTGCACATGTTGGGTGGACTCTCTGACACTACAAGTGACTTCCGTCCATGTTCATAATCATACTTTATGTAAGTGATTTCAAGAACATTAAGTCGATCGCGAGTTTAGAATATTAAATGGATTCCACCCACTGCTTGGGGGAGACCAAAAGAATTTTGACCACCCTGAAGACAGATAAAATAGAATCGACATAGTTGAAATCTGAATAGTATTGAATTCGTAGCACTAGTTATCgcatcaaaataagttttttagtATCGACCGTTGCATAATCCACGCGTCCCAT comes from Camelina sativa cultivar DH55 chromosome 19, Cs, whole genome shotgun sequence and encodes:
- the LOC104765252 gene encoding CASP-like protein 2A2 translates to MDKNDQTAIDGSALELNRSEKTAEAVLRVVSMALSIAGLVIMIKNSISNDFGSVSYSNLGAFMYLVRANGVCAAYFLLSALAILALPCPISKHQVWTVFLLDQVVTYLVLAAGSVSAETVYLAYYGNIPITWSSACDSYGIFCHKALISVVFTFVVSILYMLLSLISTYRLFSRFEAP